In Yamadazyma tenuis chromosome 7, complete sequence, the sequence ACAGGCACAGGATGGGCCATGGGCGTACGTACCTTATTGATCCATGGATCTTGCAAGAACTCATCGATGGTATACCGTTGAGAAGGATCAACCGTCAATAATTTTGTAACACACCGTTTAGCTTCCAAACTGATTTCGTCCCACCAGGGAGACAAGAAAGTATACTCtccttttgcaaccttttCCGTAAGAGTGTCAATACGCTCATCGTAAAAGGGAGGAAACCCACATAATAACGTGTACAAAACACATCCAATTGCCCACATATCCACTTCCTTGGAGTATCTTTCGTCTCTCACAATCTCAGGTGCAGTGTACCCTACAGTTCCACAAGGAGTCTTGGTATTGTGCTCCCAGATTTGTTTGGATAATCCAAAGTCAGCCAACTTCACAAGGCCAATGGTTCCTCCTCCAACGTTAGGTATAAACTCTCCttcatccaacttggtgtttggaTCATCAGACCGACGCAATCTTGCTTGAGGGTTCGGAGAAGGTTTCATCTCGATGGGATAAAAAAGTAAATTTTCAGGTTTGATATCCCTGTGAACAATTCCAACCTCTTCGTGTAAGTATCTAACGGCGCTCACCACTTGGGTAATAATGTGCCGGCACAAGTCCTCAGAAAGATATGTGTACTTCACAATAGCCGAGAAGATTTCACCTCCTGTCACCAACTCCTGAACGATATAGTAGTAAGGCTCAGAGTCAATAAACTCAATAAAATTCACGATATTTGGGTGATGCAACTGTCTCATAATCGTCACTTCTTTGAGAACCGCTTGCTTTTGCGGTTGGTCCATCTGAAACTTCCGTAAAATCTTGATGGCCAcctggttgttggtggtaaGATTTCGGGCTCGGTGGACAACTGAAAAAGCCCCCTCTCCCAACTGTTCCATTACCTCATAGTTTTCAAGTCCGGGGTACAACTGCAGCTTTTTGcgttgaagaagctcttgTTCCACAATATGAGACGCCGCTTGTTGATGAGTAGGCTGTTTGTTGTAGTCGTTCTCGGAAGTACCTGCTGTAGAAGATCCAATCTGAGACGAGCTGCCGTCAAAATGAAGCCCCACCAACGTGGAATCAGAAGGGTCACTATTCGAGCCTGACAGAATCAGGTCATGCGATGGCAAGTCTGCCAACTGGCTGCTAATCGTAGCACTAACAGGAAGGTTAAAATTGGCACTGGCGTTCCCATTATTATTGGCACTGGAAACAGGCACGGAGAACGAACCGGACATGCTGTGCTTTTCGTTGGCATGTTTACCATGGCGGATAAATGCCTTCAAGTTCTCAAACATGAGGCTTACGTGATAGGGTAGGATGAGTGGACGCTGGCGGTGTTGcgtttgtggtggataaCTTCCAGGCTGATGCGGATGAGAAAAATCGTGATAAGTTTATTTTGTTTCGCACAGAAGAAACACCGAAAGGAAGATTTGTAAAGAAATAATGTCTGGCGTGCGACACATACTTAAGGAAAACCTTGTGTTAGAGTGTACAAAAGCCAATATTGATGGGTGATGTCAAGGAGGGGGCACTGCATAAAGGCTTATCTGGTAGAATTGGTTATATTTCAGCTCAAAATGCAGTCGCAAGGATCATAGGAGCAATAAGGTTGACGTAGCCTTGCTTTTGCGGAACACCGGCGCAGGGCAACAGGTGCTGGTACTCCATGGTGCTGCGATCTGGGGAATCCCGTGAGTGCCGCGCCCGGGTACAGGGGCTATTAAATTTGGTGTGCCACATTGCTTGGTCAACGTGGTCGATTTGAGTGTTGCTGTGGTGCAGCAATACAGTGTTTCCAGGATGAATTGCACACCTCCAATATCCGAATGTCGTGACTAGgtagttttcaatttcgCTCCTGCCAGTTTTCAATATCGCCAGTAGAGTAAGGTAATTACTTATGCATAGATCCTGAATATCGCGGTGTAAGTTTATGAATGACGGATGTAAGGCCCCATAATTACGTGATTTTATATATAAAAATAGCGTGTATTGTATACTAAAAAAGACCTATAGAGTTAGTCTCAATGACTCGAATAAAATAAATGAATTTCCTTCCAGCCTCGGAACGAAATTCGTGGTAGAAAATTAAAATTGGCGCACTGCAAACAAAGCAAAAAGCGCACACCGTAACAGATTAATATCGGGcgagttgatgaatatcGCTGTTGTACTAAATCAATATcgcaagaagaagtcgtTTTTGTCGCATAATGTGGACTAAAGAGGTTTCTTTTCTAAGCAAGTAGAGAAGCAGTTTTGGGAGTGTTTAATACTATTTTGTATATATTCAAGTGGTACAGAATTTAC encodes:
- the srk1 gene encoding MAPK-activated protein kinase Srk1 (COG:T; EggNog:ENOG503NUAK) yields the protein MFENLKAFIRHGKHANEKHSMSGSFSVPVSSANNNGNASANFNLPVSATISSQLADLPSHDSISSGSNSDPSDSTLVGLHFDGSSSQIGSSTAGTSENDYNKQPTHQQAASHIVEQELLQRKKSQLYPGLENYEVMEQLGEGAFSVVHRARNLTTNNQVAIKILRKFQMDQPQKQAVLKEVTIMRQLHHPNIVNFIEFIDSEPYYYIVQELVTGGEIFSAIVKYTYLSEDLCRHIITQVVSAVRYLHEEVGIVHRDIKPENLLFYPIEMKPSPNPQARLRRSDDPNTKLDEGEFIPNVGGGTIGLVKLADFGLSKQIWEHNTKTPCGTVGYTAPEIVRDERYSKEVDMWAIGCVLYTLLCGFPPFYDERIDTLTEKVAKGEYTFLSPWWDEISLEAKRCVTKLLTVDPSQRYTIDEFLQDPWINKVRTPMAHPVPVATNNRKHPIQEFNNRYSKKYTNGMYSPAAVALRDAFDISTAVHRMGEEAKLSNPLQLQQFIEEEEEDEAVTGSGRVLETIPHKRHHQQPERARQGFELNLGGASILERRKHKPIMVPS